In the genome of Streptomyces sp. Q6, the window CGATCGACAAAGGGCGGGGCACCGCCTTGGTGGGCTCCGTACAAAGGGGCTCCTGTACACCTCGTACGAGGTGATGCTCGTCACTGAGGCCAGGGGTGGGCGGCCCGGTTTTGCGCGCGGGCCCGCCCGACGGGAAGACTGTAGGTTCCTGCCAAACCGCGTACGTCCCCCCGCACCGCCAGAGATCGGCCGAAGCCCCCCATGCACGACAGCCCCACGCCCGACGAACCCCTCTCCGCCGGGCTGAAGCAGCGGCATCTCACGATGCTCGGTCTCGGCGGCGTCATCGGCGCCGGCCTGTTCGTCGGCTCGGGCGCCGGGATCGAGGTGGCCGGTCCCGGGATCGTCGTCTCGTATCTGATCGCGGGCGCGCTCGCGATGTGCGTGATGCGGATGCTCGGCGAGATGTCGGCGGCGATGCCCGCGTCGGGGTCGTTCTCCGTGCACGCCGAGCGGGCGCTCGGGCGGTGGGCCGGGTTCAGCGTCGGCTGGCTCTACTGGTTCCTGCTCGTGGTCGTCCTCGCCGTCGAGGCGACGGGCGCCGCGCAGATCGCGAACGGATGGGTGCCGGGGGTCCCGCAGTGGGCGTGGGTCCTCCTCTTCATGGTGGTGTTCACCGTGACGAACCTGGCGTCCGTGAAGAACTTCGGCGAGTTCGAGTTCTGGTTCGCGACCCTGAAGGTCTTCGCGATCATCGCGTTCCTGGTCCTCGGCACACTCGCGATCTTCGGGCTGCTGCCGGACACGGACCCCGTCGGCCTGACCCACCTCACCGGTGACGGCGGTTTCCTGCCGCACGGCTGGCAGGGCGTCATCTCCGGCGTGCTCGCGGTGATCTTCGCGTTCGGCGGTCTCGAGGTCGTCACCATCGCGGCGGCCGAGTCCGCCGACCCGGTGCGCTCGGTGGCGCGGGCCGTGCGCAGCGCGGTCTTCCGGATCCTCTTCTTCTACGTGGGGTCGATGCTGGTCATCGTCACCGTCCTGCCCTGGACCGCGCAGCACGCGGGCATCAGCCCGTACGTGACGGTCCTGGACTCGATCGGGGTCCCCTCGGCGGGGCAGATCATGAACGTCGTCGTCTTCGTGGCGCTGCTGTCCGCCCTGAACGCCAACCTCTACGGCTCGTCCCGCATGGTCTTCTCGCTGGCCGAGCGCGGCGAGGCCCCGAAGGCGCTGCTGAAGGTGAGCGGGGGCGGGGTGCCGCGCCGGGCGGTACTGGCCTCGGTGGCCTTCGGCTTCGTCTCCGTCCTGCTCAATCTGGAGTGGCCGGACACCGTCTTCCTCTACATGCTCAACTCGGTCGGCGCGGTGCTGCTGTTCGTGTGGGCGCTGATCGCCGCGTCGCAGCTGCGCCTGCGCCGCCGGATCGAGGCCGAGGCGCCGGAGCGGCTCGTGCTGCGGATGTGGGGGTTCCCGTGGCTGACCTGGGCGGCCCTCGCGGCGATGGCGGCAGTGTTCGGACTGATGCTGACGGACGACACCGCGCGGCCGCAGCTGCTGTGGTCGACAGGTGCCACCGCGGTCGTGCTGCTGACAGCGGGTGTGCGCGAGTGGCGCGATCGTCACCGTGCGTGAGCCAGGTGTCCGCATAGCGGTCGTCCACTTCTCCTGAGCGGATGACACCCGCACACTTCCGGGATCGCCCCCGTCTCACCAGGTGAACGCACGGGGGCTGTCCCCGTCTCACGTACTGAACAGGCGTGCCCCCATGACCAGCACCACCGCTCCGGAGAAGTCGCAGGCGCAGTCGCCTGCCGACGGCGCTTCCGGCTCCCAGTTGACGCACGGCCTCAAGCGCCGCCACCTGTCGATGATCGCCCTCGGTGGCGTCATCGGCGCCGGGCTCTTCGTAGGGTCGGGCGCGGGCATCGCCGCTTCGGGCCCGGCCGTCGTCCTGCTCTTCGCGGGCGCCGGCGCGGTCGTCATGCTCATCATGCGCATGCTCGGCGAGATGTCCGCGGCCCGTCCGGCCACCGGCTCGTTCTCGGTGCACGCCGAGAAGGAGATCGGCGTCT includes:
- a CDS encoding amino acid permease, encoding MHDSPTPDEPLSAGLKQRHLTMLGLGGVIGAGLFVGSGAGIEVAGPGIVVSYLIAGALAMCVMRMLGEMSAAMPASGSFSVHAERALGRWAGFSVGWLYWFLLVVVLAVEATGAAQIANGWVPGVPQWAWVLLFMVVFTVTNLASVKNFGEFEFWFATLKVFAIIAFLVLGTLAIFGLLPDTDPVGLTHLTGDGGFLPHGWQGVISGVLAVIFAFGGLEVVTIAAAESADPVRSVARAVRSAVFRILFFYVGSMLVIVTVLPWTAQHAGISPYVTVLDSIGVPSAGQIMNVVVFVALLSALNANLYGSSRMVFSLAERGEAPKALLKVSGGGVPRRAVLASVAFGFVSVLLNLEWPDTVFLYMLNSVGAVLLFVWALIAASQLRLRRRIEAEAPERLVLRMWGFPWLTWAALAAMAAVFGLMLTDDTARPQLLWSTGATAVVLLTAGVREWRDRHRA